Part of the Phocoena phocoena chromosome 8, mPhoPho1.1, whole genome shotgun sequence genome, GCAGCCTCCCGCCATGTTCCCAATACTCCACTACCTGGCCTCCTGGTCTCCCGGCCTCCTGTCTCTCCCTCATTATAAAATGCCAAAGGGCTCCCACCACAAGCTGTGGGAGGAAAACTCCTGCTCCCAGTGAGGGGCCCATTCTTGCTTCCCCAGCCTCCTTGGACCACTCCTGGGACCTGCACTCCCATATTGTACCCCATGCACTTGGCCCAGCTCCTCCTTACCAGCACATCCTGAGCTCGGGTAGGAAGTCGGGCGGCCACGCACACAGGGATGCTCTGGTATCGCTGCTCAGGGGCTCCCCCAACTGAGTGGCCTCTCCTCTTCTTGAAACTGCAGGAGGAGGTCAGGAGGGCATTCAGCAAGGCCTTCTGACACGGGAGCCTTGAGCTCTCCTGAAGCAGCAACAACAGGAAGCAGACACGGAAGGCAGCAGAACATGGCCAGGAGGTGCAGCAGGCACGGTCCCCACCAGCCTCTGACCCAGGGGTCAATGTGGAGACAGTAGGGGCACCAAGACAGGCACAGAGGCAGGGCAGGGTTGTTGGTGGATGCAGAGAAACCTCAGAGCAGGGTCTCAGTCCTGGCCTGGCCACTGCTTGGCACTGTGACCCTGAACGAATCCCTGACATTTCTGAACCTCCATTTCCCAAATGAGTAGTAGCTCCTTTCTGGCCTCAGGCTGGAGCTTTTGGTCCCCTGTGACGACCCAGGATGAGGGCCAGAGCCTGGAAGATagccaggcaggggctgggaatgAGGCCATGCACCCAGCTCCTGCCTCTGGGACTCAGCAGAGACTCACACACAGAGTGCTGGGCAACGTACGGAAggacacactgagacacatacaCAGCCCAAGCCTGGGCTCCAGGAGCCTGACACATGCATCCAAGGGGCCCAGCACCTTCACACACATGtcggtgcacacacacacttactcCAGAAGCCCCTTCACCACATCCACACAGCGGGACAACGTCAGGGAGGTGGCGGAGGCAGACCTGGGGCAGAATCGAGAGAGATGTGCTAAGGGACTGGCCGGTGGCTGTGCAGACAGCAGTCATTCATCCCTACACTCTTGAGCCTGGACAAGAACTTTGCTCCTCCAAGGCCAGGAGAGCACGATGACCCAGAAGAGTCccaggaagatggaggaagggaaggatttGGAATGAAGTCTCCCAGTTTCACCATGATGGTTAAGACCTGCCTCACCACCCAAGTGCCCCCCAACAAAATTTCATGGGAGGCTGAGCTGGGGCCTATGGAAGGGGGTGAAGGTACCCCCACGCTGAGAAAGCACAAGGCTGGGAGCAGGGGGCTGGGAAACCTAGATCCCAAAAATACCCAGGAGATCATGTGTCCTGAGATGACCTGGCCCGCCAGGGCTAAGGCTTTGGGGACTGCATCTCATGCCCCTCCCCAGGGTTCCTTCACTACCCTGAGGCCTGGACACCAGCGACCTGCAAGAGAGggctgcaggggcttccctggtggtgcagtggttaagaatccgcctgccaatgcaggcgacacgggttcaagccctggtctgggaagatcccacatgccgcggagcaactaagcccgtgcgccacaactaccgagcctgcgctctagagctcgtgagccacaactactgagcctgcgtgccacaactactgaagcccgcacgcctggagcccgtgctccgcaacaagagaagccaccgcaatgagaagcccaagcaccgcaacgaagagtagcccccactcgccgcaactagagaaaacccgcgtgcagcaacgaagacccaatgcagcccaaactaaatattttaaaattttttaaaaattaaaaaaaatgaaaggactgGAGGAGAGCTTACAGGCTGGGGAATGCGGGGAGGGCAGTCTCAATGCCAGGAAAATCAAGACAGATGGGGCAGACTGGGGGTGAGGGGCATCCAAGGACTGAAGCCTCAATCAGGTCCCACCCATATGAGCTCCCATCTACACATGCTTCACAGGCATTCAGGTACGCTTACCTAAGCTTATACACACATATGCTCTGATGTCcctgtgtgtatgcacacacatgccTGTGACAGCTGAACCCTGGACCTTGCCAACAGGTTCCCTCCTGGTCACACCCTTTCACCAGCCTGACATCCCACCCCCAGAGCTCTGGTcctgggaaggagaaaaagggggTGAGGACAGAGGTTGGGGTCCCGGAGGTGGCACTGACCCTAAGTGGCTCCAGGCACTGGAGGTCAGATCTGTCCTGGGGTCCAACCTGTACCCCAGTCTCTTCTCAAGCCCCCTCTCAACCCAAGAGCTGGCCCAAGGTCCTAGAGGAAGACTCTGGGATGGGACCCAGCTCAGAGCTGTGGGACAGTGCTCACCTGAAGGGCCTCTTCCATTTCTCACCAGCCTCACTCTCCAGGAACGCTGGCTCAGCTGCCAGAGCCAGAGTGTCTGCTTCCTCTCTGATCCCATCGCCTAATGTGTCTGGGCTCCTGGGGGAGAGAATTAAGCTCAGAATGGCTAAGGGACCAGGCCAGCCCCTCCGCACCACGGTGAGGATGTGCAGACCCAGAGATGAGGGTGTCCCTGTGGACGCACGTGTGGCGGGCGCAGGTGCTGGCTCCTACGACCACACGTGTCTGCACGTGTCCTGGGCTCGTTCTGCCTGGGGGCCTCGGCACCGCGGCTGTGCACACTTGCAGTAAGGTGCACCGGCGGCCGCAGGCAGGTGGGGGCGGGATAGAACTGTAGCGGCCCCGGGGCAGGGCACTGCAGAGGCCGCGGGGCAGAGCCTCGGCAGGCAGGTCTCAGGCGCATCCTCATTCTTACTCGCTTATGCTCACTGTCCGCTTGGCTGCCTTCTTCAGCTCCTGGGACACCCGCGCCTGCTTGGCCCTGGGATAGAAAAACTTCCTGAGAGTCGGGTCGCTCCCGTGCCCGGAAGGCGGGGCCGGCCCCGCCCCGACAGGCCACGCCACCGCTCACGTTCCCGAAGGGCGGGCCCAGCGCTCTCACCTCTCGCGGCGCTCGTTGCGCAGGTTGCGCTCGGCTGCGGCGCGCGCCTTGCGCCGCACCAGCCGATCCAGCAGGTCGCGTGCCTCCTCCTCGAGCCTGCGCAGAGCCGCCTCCTGGTGCCCGACGTGCACGCGCAGCGCCTCATAGGCCGCCCGCTGTGCCGCGTTCAGCGCGCGCCGCGCATCCACCTGTCCCTCCTGCTTCTCCCGCGCCTCCTGCAGCTGCGCCACGCGGGCCTCCAGAGCTGCCAGCCTGGAGAACGCGGAGAACCTCCATCACCGCCCTGGGGAACCAGTCTTGGAGCTGGGACAAACTTGCCCCTGGCCACGCGGCCAGCCGGCCGGCTAAGCCACGTCTCCGACCAAGCCTTCGCAGTCCTGCAGTTCCTGGCCTCTGCGACCAGCCACAGGCCTGGGGGCGTTTGAGGACGTGGGGAAAGCTGTCGGGCCCTTCCGGAGACCCGCGGGGtgaccctgtcccctccccctggcAGTGATGGCCCCAAGCCTCCCCAAGGTGGGCAGGGGTGACCCCTCTCGCACCGCCCGCGCCTCACCTGCTTTGCCGCTCCTCCAGCTGTGACTCCAGGGTGCCCAGGGCTGCGCTCTTCTCCACCACCTGGTAGGCCATCTGCAGCGGCGGAGGGGCCGGACAGGTAGGCATGGGTGCCTCTGGGCAgggcctccagcccctctctggcCGAGAGGCTAGTAGGACGGGGTCGGCCTCTCCTCTCACCTGCCCCCTAGCTCAAGAGAAAGCTGAGGCGCAGACAGGCGTTGCACCAAGCACAGGAATGCACTGCTGTTTCAGGGATCAACGGAAGGGCCTTAGGCTCTTTAGCCTAACACCCGAGTGTCAATTCTGGCAGTGCCACTTATATTCTCTGTGACCCGGGGTAGTCATTTAACCGCTCTAAACCAgctctgtttcttcacctgtcCAGTGGGAATGGTTGTGCTTACCTCATTGGGTAACACGGAATTACTGTAAGGAACAGTATCTCAAATAATGATGATTGGTTCTATAGCACTTAAGCGTGCTAGGTCTTATTCCGAGCACTCTACagtattaactcttttaatccgGTAGGAACTGCCATTctcccccattttacacatgaggacattgacacagagaggttcagtgtcttgcccaaagtcacacagcagaactgagatctgaacccaggccaccTAACATGCTCCAAGTAAAGCGCTGGGGTATAGGAAGGGTTCAAGGGATGTGTGTTCTTTTCCCCACCTCTCCAAGCCCTGGCCTACCCAAGCGTAGATCCCAGAGAGCAAGAAGGAGCTCTGAGCAGAGGCACACAGGCTAACAGGAATGGACTGTGGGAGCGCCAGGCCCAGACTGAATACCagagctgcccccagccccagagtGGGGGTGAGCGTCATCTCATCTGTCCCCTGCCCCACTGAACAGTCCTTCATCCGAGAGCCAAGAGCTGGGGAAACCACAGAACTGAGGGGtcagtgggagagacagatgCTAAGCAAAGCAGTTCCCACCACTGTGGCAAGAGGAATATGAAATAACCAAGGCTGGGGGCTCTTGCTGCTGACCTGTCCCTGTGTTCTTTCTCACATGGGCCTGGCGAGAGATGGGCTGAGGAGCAAGGTTGGTGTCCACCTGCACTGACTCCTGGTGTGAGTGGGCCGGGGTTGGCCCagtttataacatttataattCCTTCCACCATTAAACAATCTGATCATCACTTCCACTTCCTCACCTGTCATATACTTTCACTGATGTTTTGGCATTCAGTATTTTTTTGATGCTTTTCAAAATCCAAATaatagagatggaaaacagattagtggttaggAGTTAGGGATGATTGGAGGAGAGGGGCGAGTTGTGACTACAACAGGGTAGCAAGAGGGAGATCTTTGTGGTGATGAAATAGTGCTGTATCCTGATGGGCATGCAAATCTACACAGGTGACAAAATGACAAAGAACTATATACACGTCATACCAATATCAATTTCCTGGTTGTGTGTACTATAGTTACATAAGATATAACCAATGGGGGATATTGGGTAAAGGGTGCACAGGACctctctgtactgtctttgcaACCTCCTGTGgatctataattatttaaataaaaagttaaaacaacaataatacatGCTTGTTGTGATATGTGAAACAGTactaagaattaaagaaaaagccCCTCCCCATCCCTTGGCATATCCAATGGGAACTGAGTGGTTTGTGTCTAAGGACATGATGAGGAGGGAATGCTGAGGGCGAGGGGTGCGTGGAAGTATCCCAAACAAAGGGAACCATGAGCTCAGGGACAAGAGAGTGGCAGGAAATGCAACACTGAGGCCGGAGGACTCAACTTGGGAGCCAGGCTAAGGAGCTTTGGAAAATATGTACCAAACTGATCATGGGGAGAGGTGGTGAAAGGGGCTTCCACTTTTTTACTGTATGGGCTTCTGTTCTCTTGAAATGTTCACAACAAGCATGTATTTGTATATTACTTGTCTTTCTTTTAATGGagatcatttttaattaattaattaatttatttatttattgcggtatgcgggcctctcactgttgtggcctctcccattgcggagcacaggctctggacgcgcaggctcagcggccatggctcacgggcccagccgctccgtggcatgtgggatcttcccggaccggggcatgaacccatatcccctgcatcggcaggcggactctcaaccactgcgccaccagggaagccctggagatcatttttattattaaaatatatcactctgggcttctgggcttccctggtggcgcagtggatgcaggggatatgggttcgtgccccggtccgggaagatcccacatgccacggagcggctgggcccgtgagccatggccgctgagcctgtgcgtccagagcctgtgctccgcaacaggagaggccacaacagtgagaggcccgcgtacagcaaaaaaaaaaaaatcactcttgaGTACAGAGTGGAGAATGGATGGGAGTGCCAAAAGAGGAGTGGTCCAGCGAGGAATGAGAGTAACTTGGACCAGGCAGACGGGGCACAAAAAATGGAAGTTGATGGATTTGGAGGCAGGATCCATGAGCTGGTGACTAGCTCAAGATGGAGGGCTGCTAGGGGTTAGAGGTGTCCCTGGGTTTCCAGCCTGGTGACTACCAGTGGAGGGGGGGATGATCTATCTCATTTATCACCTAGTCTACAAATATTCATTAGCATGGACTGTGGAGACAGGCCCCAGGGATACAATGGAGGCAAACCAAAGGCATCCCAGTTCTCGGGGTTCTCACAGCCCAGAAGGGGGCTCAGATTTTGAGAATCACCTCTCAAATGTAAAGTTGCAACTACAACAGACGCTCTGAGGGAGAGGCTACCACTAGGTTCATAGCCCCAAATACACATTAGTTGAGCAAGGGACTTGGCATGCGGTAACTAGGTAGGTGCTTACTGGCCCCTCAGCCTCCTCCAGTGGACTGGAAGCTCCATGGAGCCAGGTCCTGTTTACTGCTGCATTGCCTATGCCTTGGATATAGTgactgtcaataaatatttgttgaaaaaatgaaTGGAGATCACAGAAAGGGGATTTGTGCGGGAgagagttcaaatcctggctccagctCTCTAAGCTTTCGTTTCCTCTGAAATATAAAGTTGTGGAGGATTAGCTGAAGTAACGCTTAGCCCAGCGTTCTCAACGTGGTGTTGGCCATATAATCACAGGGGCGATGGTTAGTCTGATTTTAGGCGTGAAGTCCAAAAAGCAGCTGAGCAAGAGAGTCTGGAGCTCATAAGAGAAGGCTGAGCTAGAGATGGGTCTGGGAGTTAGCAAACAGAAAGTCCTTGGGAGTCAGTTAACCCACCCAAGCTCCAAAGAACACCCACATCTGAAGGGAGGGGGTTAAAAAGGAGGGAAAGTAGCCAGAGAAGGAAGTTCAGAAGCAACAGCTACATAAGtgagaggaaaaccaggagagtgtggTGAACCAGAAGCCAAGAGACACcatggggcaggggcggggggaagCAGTGGCAGGTGGAGCTAGCACACCCTGCCATGGAGATGGACCACCTTACTTTTGGTCTGCAAATGTGTATTGAGTGTCAGCTGGTACTGGGCCCTGAGGTTTGCAGGGCAAGTGGTGAGCAGAGCAGGCTGGACCATCCAGAAGGGGGAACAGAGGCTGCCTGTTTCCTGCACCCCTCACACACCCCTCCCTGAGCTCTCACTGCACTTCCTCCAGCTGCTGTTGGAGCCCACTTCATCCTGGGCTGCCAGGGCCAAGCTAGAGAGCACTCTGACCCCTGTCTGGCCTCAAGGCACTGGACTTTGGAATCTCCCTCACTTGCTGGCTCCCTTGGATGACATGTCCCAGCCCCAGAGTCCTGGATCCTGGGCCCACCCCATTCTCTCTCAGCCCTCTGCCCAGCCTACCTCTCCACACACCAGCCGgagcccctcctcttcctcttgccACTTCACCCTCAGAGCTGCTGGTGATGGGACTCCGTCTGAGTCAGGCCCTGACTCCTCCTCCCTGTCAACCAATCAGAGAGCGGTGTTCATTGTCCCTCCATTCAGCCAGAGGATACACACGAACAGTCTGAAACCAGAGCCGTGAACTTTCTCCTGAGGAAGGTAGGAGCCAGAAAGTCAGTAGAGGAAAGAGCAAGTCTCCAGAAACTAGAGCTGCCCGGGAACCTCTGCTCTTGGATTCCCCCAGGCCTGGAGTTCCCAGGCCAGGACCCCCCTCAGGAAGCACCTCCCAACTCTGAGCCCCAGCCCATTCCTGGTTCTCATCTTCGCTCCCTCTTTGGAATAGGTGGCATTGTGCCCTTTCTGTAGGCATCAGGTGgcaaacagaaaaagacagaggTGTGTGGGCGTGGGAGGACAAATGCAGAGAGACGGACATTCTGAGCAGCTGGCCCCGGGGGAAGGCTGGAGagcctgcctccccctcccctgggcaGCAGCCAAGGGCCACTGAGGTGCCTGGGAGAGAATGAACCCCGCATAGCCAGtgggggcagggcccaggaaCAGGAAGCCCATTGTGACCACAAATACAAACACTCACCAGCCGCCCTGGTGGAGAGCCCGAGTGACATCGGTGGGCTCTGGCTGCAGCTTCTCTGAGAACTGGGCCAGCAGCTCCGCTTTCTCTAGGAGACGGTTATCTGTGGGTGCAAAAAAGGTGAGCCTGGAGCACAGACAGACTCTTTCCAGGAGACTCTAGGCATACAAGTTACCTCTCTGGCTGGGAGGGCTGCAGGAGCCGAGGGATGCAGAATGGGGAGCTACTGGCAGGCTGGGCTCTGCCCTTGCCTGAGGGGTGTCTGTGCAGCTCCATCAGGACCTCCAGCCCTTGCACACCCTCTAAGAGCATAGCCCCCAGGCCCTCCCAGGAGAAGACTTGCTCTCCCAGGGACACAGAAGGACGACCACTGCAGGGGAAGGAGATGGCTGGGTACTGCCTGCTGAAGTTCTCAAGgaaaggaaggggccaggggttGATACCCAGGGCGGGGCCTGTCCCCAGAGAGCGATGAAACAGACTGAGCTCCACTAGCCTGTGGTCTTTGGCAAGATACTTCCCTTCCAGGGGCTCTTTCTGGGCTAAAAAACAACCCTGACTTCCCTAGGGTTGGTGTAAGCCTCCCCCAAGGCCAGAACAGAAAGTCCTTGAGTTTGGTAGTTTCTGCTACAGATCCTGGAATACagcctctccacccccacccatgGTCACTTCCTCTTTTCTCACCAGGCCCAGGTAGGGTAGAGATGGTAAGCCCAGGCCTAACTCCTCAGCTCCTTTCCCTATTCCTGTCTGCTACCAGTCACCTAGGTCACCTAGGTCGGTCACCTAGGTTGCTGGCCTTGTTCTCACACAAAACCCCACCCCAACCCTCAGAGAATTGCTCTGCCCCACCCTCGCCCCCAGCAAATCTAAAGAAGATGCCATTTTGTCCAGTTTATGAGTGAGAAATAGGAGGCTTAGGGGTATGACCTGCCCAAGACCACAGAGAAGACTGGACTTCCAGTGTCTCTGAGTTCAGCCCTCCAGGATCACTCCAGTCCCACAGATTTGCAGCTCCCAGGGGATGGGGTTGACTCCCTCAAATTGGACTGTTCCATTGCCCATCAGAGCAGTGGAGAAGTGAGGCTGCCTAGAGGCAGGGGGCTGGCCTCATATACCTGAACGGAGAGGACCTGCAGCCCAGAAGGCTGCAAAGAAATCTCCCAGGACAAGAGCAACAAATTCAgttgtggggctggggggagatggCTAAGCAGCAGCCAAGATTAGGACCAGTGATGGAGCTGGAGGGACTGTGATCAGACTTTTAACCCCCAAACATACAATCTCAGATGACCAGAGGTGCTCCACACAGGGGCACACCTGTTCATCCTGGCTTGAACTGCCATACCCCTTCCTGACCAGCTCCGCAGAAACACTATGAGAATCTGACTTCCCCAGGCTCAGCCACCTCCCTCCGCAGCCTGAATCCCCCTGCTTCTCCCTCAGGCTGGGGTTGGTTGGGCACAGAGATGCTCCAAAAACCTGAGCCAGGATCACCTATCAGTGGCAGAGCCTCAGACTCTGAACTGCCTCCCTAGAGATTCAGAGTTTAAAAGTAGCTGCTCTGGACAGCCCCGAGATCTTTCACTGTGCTTATGGGGACCAAATGTACTGACCAGGCTCTACCCCGGGGACGGCCCAAGAAGGGTAAGTCTAAAAGACCCTAAAAATCCAACATTCGCTTATGAAGCCGTGCACAGGAAGCCCAGCCGGTGGAAGGCAGAGCCAGGCCCAGAGGGGCGAGCAATAGCAGGGGCACTAGGAGGGAGCTCCGTCCCGGAGGGGGCTCTGAGCAGAGCCTGGACGGGAAAGGGCAGGAACGCTGGCTAGTCGGAGATAGCGCGTAAGAGACAGCGAGTCCTGCAAGCCCCAGGCTTCGGAGGCGAAAAGGCGTCGGGGCACTTGGGTCACAGACGGAGGGGCCAGACAAATGCTTCCCCGCGCCGGAGCCCTATCCCCTCGACGGCCCCGGGATGCACTGCACTCACAGGCCGGCACCAGCTCCAGGAAGAGGGCCTTTTGCGTTCGGTCTCGCTGTCGAAGCTGCCGCACGATGTGGCGTTTCCAGCGGGCGGCTGGGACGCCGGGGTCGCTGGGCCCCGCCATGGCCGCCCTCTCCCGCCTGCACCGCGCGCTCCCCCCGCCCAAGGAGGCGCGGCCGGGCAGGGGCGGGGCTCCAAGGGGACTCCGTGACGTCAGGGGGCGGGCAGCGGCGGGGAAATCCCCGGATTGTACTAAGAGTGGTCTTGCGGGGGAGAACGGAACGAAAATGTGGGGGGGAACCGCCCCAGGCTCTAGACCACCCGGATCCCACAAAAACTCTCACATGAGTGGGGTCTCCTATCGCTGTCGGGGCAGAGAGCGAGGAGCGAGGTCGGAGCCTCCGGGGCGGCTTCCCCCTCGCCTGTTGGCGCGCTCCGCAGGCGGggcctccggagcctgtgttccttaACCCCACCGCGCCCCGACTGAAGTCAACAGTAAGAGACACTCTGGACCAGGCGGCCCTCTAAACCGGGCACCTGGAGACACCCCCCCCTCACACCCGGACCCTGCCCTCGAGGCCCTCAAGATCCGTGAGGGGAGGCGACACAGACACAAGGCAGACGATGTATGACAGCGAGATAAGAAAGCACGGAAGAGGAAGGGACTGAAAGGAGGAGGCCCTGCTTTGCGGAGGTGATGGCACTGAGTTGGGTCGTAAGGGAGGCAATAGGCATTggccaggaggagagagaaacgGATTCCAGGCAGCTGGAAGAACAAATGCAGAGGTTCGAGGGCATAAAAACTTCCAGCAGATTCGAGCCTGGAAGGACGGGaggcagaactgcccttgtgggGAGCAAGGTTTTAGGGTCCAGTTCGTCGCAGAAAATTTAGGACCTTGAGGGTGAAGGAGTGCAGCTGATTTCATCCAGCAAACCCCTGGCCTAGAGGGGAGAAAAGGCTTGCCTGAGATTGCACAGGAGTGGATGGCTGAGCTGGCCTGCAACCCAGTATCAGCAACCCTGACTCAGGGCTCAACCGATCACTCTATTTGGGTGGCCTCTGGAAGAGCAGCAGCATCTCTTACAGGTACACTTGACAGTGAATCGTGGGTTTGCAGGGAACTGTGACAAAACTGCCTCCAGCAAGACCCCTGTGTAGAGCTCTGCAGACAGGATGGTGTGAAGAATGAAAGGAGAGATTCGCTGGAGCCATACAAGCCATGGAGGTGACAGGTTTGTTGAAATGCAGATGGGGATGGGTCA contains:
- the ATG16L2 gene encoding protein Atg16l2, with the protein product MAGPSDPGVPAARWKRHIVRQLRQRDRTQKALFLELVPAYNRLLEKAELLAQFSEKLQPEPTDVTRALHQGGWEEESGPDSDGVPSPAALRVKWQEEEEGLRLVCGEMAYQVVEKSAALGTLESQLEERQSRLAALEARVAQLQEAREKQEGQVDARRALNAAQRAAYEALRVHVGHQEAALRRLEEEARDLLDRLVRRKARAAAERNLRNERRERAKQARVSQELKKAAKRTVSISESPDTLGDGIREEADTLALAAEPAFLESEAGEKWKRPFRSASATSLTLSRCVDVVKGLLDFKKRRGHSVGGAPEQRYQSIPVCVAARLPTRAQDVLDAHLSEVNAVRFGPSSSLLATGGADRLILLWNIVGGRLEANQTLEGAGGSITSVDFDPSGSQVLAATYNKAAQLWKVGEAQSKETLSGHTDKVTAAKFKLTMHQAVTGSRDRTVKEWDLGRAYCSRTINVLSYCNDVVCGDHVIISGHNDQKIRFWDSRGPRCTQVIPVQGRVTSLSLSHDQLHLLSCSRDDTLKVIDLRVSNVRQVFRADGFRCGSDWTKAVFSPDRSYALAGSWDGALYIWDVDTGKLESSLRGPHCAAVNAVAWCYSGSHVVSVDQARKVVLWH